Proteins encoded in a region of the Novipirellula caenicola genome:
- a CDS encoding ATP-dependent zinc protease family protein → MTFPTDSDDLFDEPPAPPDPYATKDQWIIGWREWVSLPSLGIRHIKAKIDTGARSSSLHALNIETFDVDGVDMVRFDVQPHQRSDAKTIACQAPVHDVRSVRSSSGQASKRIFILTEVHWLDTTWQVELTLANRNKMGFRMLMGREAIRGRMLVDPGQSFFGGRPKKKKRKHW, encoded by the coding sequence TTGACATTTCCGACAGATTCAGACGACCTTTTCGACGAACCACCTGCTCCGCCCGATCCCTACGCCACCAAGGACCAATGGATCATTGGATGGCGGGAATGGGTTTCGTTGCCAAGTTTGGGAATACGTCATATCAAGGCGAAAATCGACACCGGTGCGAGGTCGTCAAGTTTGCATGCGTTGAATATCGAAACCTTTGATGTTGATGGCGTCGACATGGTTCGCTTTGACGTTCAACCACACCAACGTTCCGACGCCAAAACGATCGCTTGCCAAGCTCCGGTCCACGACGTCCGTAGCGTTCGCAGTTCCAGCGGGCAAGCTTCCAAACGGATCTTTATCTTGACCGAAGTCCATTGGCTCGATACCACATGGCAAGTCGAATTGACACTTGCCAATCGCAACAAAATGGGGTTTCGCATGTTGATGGGGCGTGAAGCCATTCGCGGACGCATGCTAGTCGACCCGGGCCAATCCTTCTTTGGGGGACGTCCGAAAAAGAAAAAACGCAAACACTGGTGA
- a CDS encoding RimK family alpha-L-glutamate ligase, which translates to MKLAILSCSPNCYSTQRLKEAALSRGHQAKVLNTLRFSIDLKQGEPDLYFRSKLLSDYDAVIPRIGSSISFYGTAVVRQFEQMDVFTTNSSAGITNARDKLRCLQILSRHHIGIPETAFVREKRDVLPAIERVGGVPIIIKLLEGTQGVGVILAESVKTAEAIIETLQSTRQNVLVQKFVSESRGRDIRAFVVGDRVVAAMRRVAQGQEFRSNVHRGGRTELVELDDAYCETAVRCAQIMGLRVAGVDMLEGSDGPQVMEVNSSPGLEGIESCTQLDIAGAIIDYVSAQVDFAEIDVRQRLTVSRGYGVTEIHVPEGSEFCGKTIDQSGLPEQDINVLTLYRGASVIPNPRLKRTLEPGDRLLCFGKLEAMRAMIPDKTRRKRRPKVKQLATEISGSHPANPQDRDLT; encoded by the coding sequence ATGAAGTTGGCGATCCTTTCGTGCAGCCCAAACTGCTACAGCACGCAGCGTCTAAAAGAGGCGGCATTGTCACGTGGCCATCAAGCCAAGGTGCTCAATACGCTCCGCTTTTCGATCGATCTGAAGCAAGGCGAACCCGATCTCTATTTTCGTTCTAAACTGCTCAGCGACTACGACGCGGTGATTCCTCGGATCGGTTCGTCGATCTCGTTCTATGGAACCGCCGTGGTTCGTCAATTCGAACAGATGGATGTGTTCACCACCAACAGCTCGGCGGGGATCACCAACGCGCGTGACAAACTGCGTTGTTTACAAATTCTGAGTCGTCATCACATCGGGATTCCCGAAACCGCCTTCGTACGCGAAAAGCGAGACGTGTTGCCGGCGATCGAACGTGTCGGCGGCGTACCGATCATCATCAAATTGCTCGAAGGCACACAGGGCGTCGGCGTGATCTTGGCTGAATCGGTCAAGACGGCCGAAGCGATCATCGAAACGCTGCAAAGCACCCGGCAAAACGTGTTAGTGCAAAAATTTGTTTCGGAAAGCCGCGGCCGCGACATTCGTGCATTCGTCGTTGGTGACCGTGTTGTTGCAGCCATGCGACGCGTGGCTCAGGGACAAGAGTTTCGCAGTAACGTGCATCGCGGCGGCCGCACCGAATTGGTCGAACTCGACGACGCCTATTGCGAAACCGCCGTCCGCTGTGCCCAAATCATGGGCCTGCGTGTGGCTGGCGTCGATATGCTCGAAGGCAGCGACGGCCCCCAAGTGATGGAAGTCAATTCGTCACCGGGGCTCGAGGGCATCGAATCGTGCACCCAACTCGACATCGCCGGTGCGATCATCGATTACGTTTCAGCCCAAGTTGATTTTGCCGAAATCGACGTTCGTCAACGTTTGACGGTCAGCCGAGGCTACGGAGTGACCGAGATCCATGTCCCCGAAGGCTCGGAGTTCTGCGGCAAAACGATCGATCAATCGGGGCTGCCCGAACAAGACATCAACGTATTGACGCTGTATCGCGGCGCAAGCGTGATCCCGAACCCAAGGCTGAAACGAACACTGGAACCCGGTGACCGTTTGCTCTGCTTTGGCAAACTCGAAGCGATGCGGGCGATGATTCCCGATAAAACCCGCCGCAAACGTCGCCCCAAGGTCAAACAGCTTGCTACCGAGATTTCCGGTTCCCACCCTGCCAATCCGCAGGACCGCGATTTGACATAA
- a CDS encoding cation diffusion facilitator family transporter: MHQCAHHHTENQNYGSAFAIGVVLNVVFVVVEAGYGFYSHSLALLADAGHNLSDVLGLLIAWGGYALAKVPPCNKRTYGWRSTTILAALLNALILLVAIGGIAWEAIHRFQDPAEVAAPTVIIVALIGVVINTITALLFMKGRHGDLNIRGAFLHMAADALLSLGVAVAGVLILYTQWNWIDPATSLLIAVVIFIATTDLLRESMNYALQAVPKKIDLDDVNAYLLRLPGVTAVHDLHVWAMSTTEIALTAHLVKPQLENNDALLKKIAHDLDHEFQISHATVQIESSVDAANCRQAEAGSL, encoded by the coding sequence ATGCATCAGTGTGCTCACCATCACACCGAAAATCAGAATTACGGATCGGCCTTTGCCATCGGCGTGGTGCTCAATGTGGTGTTTGTCGTGGTCGAGGCGGGGTACGGTTTCTACAGCCATTCGCTGGCCTTGTTGGCGGATGCCGGACACAATTTGTCGGACGTCTTGGGACTGCTGATCGCGTGGGGCGGCTATGCGTTGGCCAAAGTGCCGCCGTGCAACAAACGCACCTATGGATGGCGGAGCACGACCATTTTGGCGGCGTTATTAAATGCGTTGATCTTGTTGGTCGCGATCGGAGGGATCGCTTGGGAAGCGATTCACCGGTTTCAAGATCCTGCGGAAGTTGCCGCGCCGACGGTGATCATCGTGGCGCTAATCGGAGTGGTGATCAACACGATCACGGCGTTGTTGTTTATGAAGGGCCGACACGGCGATTTGAATATCCGCGGCGCGTTTTTACACATGGCGGCGGATGCATTGTTGTCCTTGGGGGTCGCGGTCGCAGGTGTCTTGATTCTGTATACCCAGTGGAATTGGATCGATCCCGCTACCAGTTTGTTGATCGCCGTGGTGATCTTTATCGCCACGACCGACCTGCTTCGCGAATCGATGAACTATGCATTGCAGGCGGTCCCCAAAAAGATCGACCTCGATGACGTCAATGCATACCTGCTGAGGCTGCCCGGAGTGACGGCTGTTCATGATTTGCATGTCTGGGCCATGAGCACCACCGAGATTGCCTTGACGGCTCATCTGGTCAAACCGCAGTTGGAAAACAACGATGCGCTGCTGAAAAAAATCGCTCATGATTTGGATCACGAGTTCCAAATCAGCCACGCGACGGTGCAAATCGAATCGAGTGTCGATGCTGCGAATTGCCGGCAAGCTGAGGCCGGATCGCTGTAA
- a CDS encoding DUF721 domain-containing protein gives MKSSKANATAPEEKPRVRKIGSLVNQLISRRGYAQVAVVNEIHDAVIALIDERIRSSVRIGNLKRGVLEIYASDSVTLQELNFQKRTILKKLQKAHPQSNVTGLKFRIQAN, from the coding sequence ATGAAGTCGTCCAAGGCGAACGCGACCGCGCCCGAAGAGAAGCCTCGCGTGCGAAAGATTGGGTCGTTGGTGAACCAATTGATCTCGCGGCGTGGCTATGCGCAAGTGGCGGTGGTCAACGAAATCCATGACGCCGTGATCGCACTGATCGACGAACGGATTCGGTCAAGTGTACGGATTGGCAACTTGAAACGAGGCGTGCTGGAGATCTACGCCTCGGATTCGGTCACGCTTCAAGAATTGAACTTTCAAAAACGAACGATCCTCAAAAAGCTGCAAAAGGCTCATCCTCAATCCAACGTCACGGGATTGAAGTTTCGCATCCAGGCCAATTGA
- a CDS encoding circularly permuted type 2 ATP-grasp protein, with product MVLTSPVASSPSLGDYVATPERFDECKTPAGKLRPHWQPVADYLQSLGNQGMNERVATIDELVHENGTTFNVDSEEGRLVRPWRLSSIPLVIDSASWSKLEAGLAQRTMVLEAVLNDLLGDQRLVKEKIVPPDVLWANPYFQRAYHQMPSCGGKRLHITATDIARATDGTWWVTSDRTRAPSGLGYLLENRIVTTRVFPQVVRQCNTRRLASFFDSLRNHLRSLAPRMRDNPRVALLTPGHDSYREFEDAYLARYLGLTLVEGTDLAARGGQLNLKTLGGLLPIEVLWRHVSDRKSDPLELDPDSTEGVTGLLRSVREQNVAVVNSVGSVMAQTPALLPFLPAASQLLLGQSLSLPNVATYWCGGKKECDYVLNNLESLVIRPAFVVSGVPPVAPSTLSASARDELVAAIKAKPREFVAQQKLAHSTTPVWTNNQLEPWYLALRCFQLQTANGVEVLPGALARVSPREQELDRSHASGHLTMDCWVSSTQPIDTETTLLPPPDAEIALKRSGDELPSRVAEHLFWLGRYAERAEAITRLLRTTIVRVAGENELRDMPEIPRLLAALAAIGQIEPGYAVTGLDGNLPRVEDMLPSSIMDRNQPRGLQATIGSMVMNARSVRDRISIDAYRIIQRIGSDSTEKTSHPGENMGRVIERLNLLITDLLAFAGVASESTTRTHAWRFLQLGRRIERADQTAELLNAMLVNPVDPEVSVCEGVLDALDSMMTYRSRYLNLVRPAPTIDLLVTDETNPRSLSFQLHEIATLISQLPTGAKVVGLGADEKIASRMLHALRIADPIQLSEIGANKSRPHLERLLEQLIRGLPSLSDAIAARYLIHTGTTQILTGVSVAEAD from the coding sequence ATGGTTTTGACATCGCCCGTTGCCTCCTCGCCCTCGCTCGGCGATTACGTCGCCACGCCAGAACGTTTTGACGAATGCAAAACGCCAGCGGGGAAGTTGCGCCCCCACTGGCAGCCAGTTGCCGATTACCTGCAATCGCTCGGCAACCAGGGGATGAATGAGCGGGTGGCCACCATTGATGAACTGGTTCACGAAAACGGAACCACGTTCAACGTCGACAGCGAAGAGGGGCGGTTGGTGCGTCCGTGGCGATTGTCTTCGATCCCGCTTGTGATCGATTCGGCGTCCTGGTCCAAGCTCGAAGCCGGGCTCGCGCAGCGAACAATGGTCTTGGAAGCCGTGTTGAACGATCTGCTTGGCGATCAGCGGTTAGTCAAAGAGAAGATCGTTCCGCCGGACGTGCTGTGGGCGAACCCTTATTTTCAGCGTGCCTATCATCAGATGCCTAGCTGTGGCGGCAAGCGGTTGCATATCACCGCCACCGACATCGCCCGCGCTACCGATGGAACATGGTGGGTGACAAGTGACCGTACGCGAGCGCCAAGCGGGTTGGGTTATTTGCTCGAAAACCGTATCGTCACCACGCGTGTGTTCCCGCAAGTGGTACGCCAGTGCAACACGCGGCGACTGGCTTCCTTTTTTGATTCGCTGCGGAACCATCTTCGTTCGCTTGCACCCCGAATGCGTGATAACCCGCGAGTCGCATTGTTGACGCCGGGGCATGACAGTTACCGTGAATTTGAAGACGCCTACTTGGCTCGTTATCTTGGTTTGACCCTGGTCGAAGGCACTGACCTTGCCGCTCGGGGTGGCCAATTGAATCTGAAAACCTTGGGTGGTTTGCTTCCGATCGAAGTGCTTTGGCGACACGTGTCCGATCGTAAAAGTGATCCATTGGAATTGGATCCTGATTCGACCGAAGGGGTGACCGGATTGTTGCGATCGGTTCGCGAGCAAAACGTTGCGGTGGTCAATTCGGTCGGCAGCGTGATGGCGCAAACGCCGGCGCTGTTGCCGTTCCTGCCGGCCGCCAGCCAATTGTTGTTGGGGCAGTCGTTAAGTTTGCCCAATGTGGCCACGTATTGGTGTGGTGGCAAAAAAGAGTGCGATTACGTTCTCAACAATCTTGAATCGTTGGTCATTCGGCCGGCGTTTGTGGTCTCGGGCGTTCCTCCGGTTGCTCCGTCGACATTGTCGGCTTCGGCGCGTGACGAGTTGGTCGCGGCGATCAAGGCCAAGCCACGCGAATTTGTCGCTCAACAGAAATTGGCGCATAGCACGACGCCGGTTTGGACCAACAACCAGCTCGAGCCTTGGTATTTGGCGCTGCGTTGTTTTCAGTTGCAAACCGCCAATGGGGTCGAGGTTTTGCCAGGGGCGCTTGCGCGAGTCAGCCCGCGCGAACAGGAGCTCGATCGATCACACGCCAGCGGTCATTTGACGATGGATTGTTGGGTTTCGAGCACCCAGCCGATCGATACCGAAACCACGCTGCTGCCACCGCCCGACGCCGAAATTGCACTCAAACGAAGCGGCGACGAGCTGCCCAGCCGGGTGGCAGAGCATTTGTTTTGGCTGGGCCGTTATGCTGAACGCGCCGAAGCGATCACGCGGTTGCTGCGGACGACGATCGTTCGCGTCGCAGGCGAAAACGAGCTACGCGATATGCCCGAGATTCCTCGCTTGTTGGCCGCGTTGGCGGCGATCGGGCAGATCGAACCGGGTTATGCGGTGACAGGGCTCGATGGCAACTTGCCTCGCGTCGAAGACATGTTGCCCAGTTCGATCATGGACCGCAACCAACCTCGCGGATTGCAGGCCACGATTGGATCGATGGTGATGAACGCACGCTCGGTTCGCGACCGGATCTCCATCGATGCGTACCGGATCATCCAGCGTATCGGTAGCGATTCAACCGAGAAAACATCGCATCCCGGCGAGAATATGGGACGGGTCATCGAGCGGCTGAACCTGCTGATCACCGATCTGTTGGCGTTTGCCGGGGTTGCAAGCGAAAGCACCACGCGGACGCATGCTTGGCGATTTTTGCAGCTCGGGCGACGCATCGAACGGGCGGACCAAACCGCCGAATTGCTAAACGCCATGTTGGTCAATCCGGTCGACCCTGAAGTGTCGGTATGCGAAGGGGTGTTGGACGCGCTGGACAGCATGATGACTTATCGCTCGCGATACCTGAACTTGGTTCGTCCCGCACCGACCATCGATTTGTTGGTTACCGACGAAACGAATCCTCGATCATTAAGTTTTCAGTTGCACGAGATTGCGACGCTGATTAGCCAATTGCCCACCGGGGCAAAAGTGGTCGGTTTGGGAGCCGATGAGAAAATCGCCAGCCGGATGTTGCACGCATTGCGGATCGCCGATCCGATACAATTAAGCGAAATTGGCGCAAATAAAAGTCGTCCTCATCTCGAACGTTTGCTTGAACAATTGATTCGCGGATTGCCGAGTTTGTCGGATGCGATCGCAGCACGCTACTTGATCCATACGGGAACGACGCAAATCTTAACCGGAGTCAGCGTGGCGGAGGCGGATTAG
- a CDS encoding TadE family protein, with translation MTNLRPRRPRRGAALVEFAIVVPILFLFFFAAFEFCRAAMIRHTADNAVYEAARTGILPGATAEETESKALGILNSLGLTNVRVQVTPKKIKRDTREVTVRVEVPMEGNSFVPIKYVKGEIARELTMRREGMK, from the coding sequence ATGACCAACCTAAGACCACGACGCCCACGACGAGGCGCAGCCTTGGTGGAGTTTGCAATCGTCGTCCCGATCTTGTTCCTGTTTTTCTTTGCCGCGTTTGAATTTTGTCGTGCGGCGATGATTCGACATACCGCGGACAACGCGGTCTACGAAGCGGCCCGAACCGGCATCTTGCCCGGTGCGACCGCCGAGGAAACGGAGTCAAAGGCGTTGGGCATTCTCAATTCGCTTGGCCTTACCAACGTTCGCGTTCAGGTCACCCCAAAGAAAATCAAACGTGACACTCGCGAAGTGACCGTGCGAGTCGAAGTGCCGATGGAGGGCAACAGCTTTGTCCCCATCAAGTACGTCAAAGGCGAGATCGCTCGCGAGTTGACGATGCGTCGTGAAGGCATGAAGTAG
- a CDS encoding DUF1571 domain-containing protein, giving the protein MKRDYLLAVPLVVALLIPASTRSVADEILASANTADRVSPPRLGDDDASLRLAPDSVISETEKLTAHHQELKRLVQQAQASLDQCRHQVRDYTCTFLAQERVDGRLEPTKRCQAKVRHIYPEDENDDVSTNIYIKFQSPKSMHGREVLWDSHANDGRMLVRKGGKVLGFMTAMIEPSSMLAMQGNRYTIHEFGIRRLLERIVDVGNAELSVEHVRVQSRPDVEINGRKCQYFEVVHPVRQEHLPFHIAKVYVDNELRLPILFEAFDWPEGESEDPVLMERYLYCDLKLNVGLTDADFDRSNPEYQFH; this is encoded by the coding sequence ATGAAACGAGATTACCTGCTTGCTGTACCCCTGGTCGTCGCACTGTTGATTCCCGCATCGACTCGCTCGGTCGCGGATGAAATTCTAGCCTCTGCCAACACCGCCGATCGCGTGAGCCCCCCGCGGCTTGGCGACGACGACGCCTCGCTGAGGCTCGCCCCCGACTCGGTGATCTCCGAAACCGAGAAACTCACTGCACACCATCAGGAACTCAAAAGACTCGTCCAACAAGCCCAAGCGAGTTTGGATCAATGCCGCCATCAGGTCCGCGACTACACCTGCACATTCTTGGCACAAGAGCGTGTCGACGGCCGACTCGAGCCTACGAAACGCTGCCAAGCCAAAGTGCGGCACATCTATCCCGAAGACGAAAATGACGATGTGTCCACAAACATCTACATCAAATTTCAATCGCCTAAATCGATGCATGGACGCGAAGTTTTATGGGACAGCCATGCCAACGATGGGCGAATGCTTGTCCGCAAAGGCGGCAAGGTTCTCGGGTTCATGACCGCGATGATCGAGCCATCAAGCATGCTAGCGATGCAAGGCAACCGATACACCATTCACGAATTCGGCATTCGACGACTGCTCGAGCGCATAGTCGACGTGGGGAATGCCGAGTTGTCGGTCGAACACGTGCGTGTGCAAAGCCGCCCAGACGTCGAAATCAATGGACGTAAATGCCAGTACTTCGAAGTCGTGCATCCGGTTCGCCAAGAGCATTTGCCGTTTCACATCGCCAAGGTCTATGTCGACAACGAACTACGATTGCCGATCCTATTCGAAGCATTCGATTGGCCCGAGGGTGAATCGGAAGACCCCGTTTTGATGGAGCGGTATCTGTACTGTGATCTGAAACTGAACGTGGGATTGACCGACGCCGATTTCGACAGATCCAACCCCGAATACCAATTTCACTAA
- a CDS encoding transglutaminase family protein: MPESSIRYRIIHRTHYRYSDSVAVCQNQLRMQPSTRPGVTCHRSEIAVLPEPMTVTEHTDYFGNCVYSFAIETLHKELTAVATSEVTVDPPSVVGESGAIPWNTIVGQPGDIRQSRSGRYVDEFCFDSPRGQKESKYADYARVSFTDGRGIVEATLDLTKRIHHDFRYDTCATEVNTPTADAFALRAGVCQDFAHIQIACLRSIGLPARYVSGYLRTIPPPGEERKIGADESHAWISVYCGPELDWIDFDPTNACQCTTDHIPICIGRDYGDVSPMRGVILGGGQTWLKVSVDVEPIQPLV, encoded by the coding sequence GTGCCTGAGTCATCCATTCGTTATCGCATCATCCATCGAACTCACTATCGCTACAGCGATTCGGTGGCGGTTTGCCAGAATCAATTGCGGATGCAGCCGAGCACGCGGCCCGGCGTGACTTGCCACCGTTCCGAGATTGCCGTGTTGCCCGAGCCGATGACGGTGACCGAGCACACGGATTATTTTGGCAATTGCGTTTACTCGTTCGCAATCGAAACGCTGCACAAGGAGTTAACGGCGGTTGCTACCAGCGAAGTCACCGTGGACCCGCCGTCGGTGGTGGGTGAATCCGGCGCGATCCCTTGGAACACAATTGTGGGCCAACCGGGCGACATTCGGCAGAGTCGCTCAGGACGCTATGTCGACGAATTTTGTTTCGACTCGCCGCGTGGTCAGAAGGAATCCAAGTATGCCGATTACGCTCGGGTGTCGTTCACCGATGGACGTGGGATTGTCGAGGCGACGTTGGATTTGACCAAGCGAATCCATCACGATTTCCGTTATGACACCTGTGCAACCGAAGTCAACACGCCGACCGCCGACGCGTTCGCGCTGCGTGCGGGAGTTTGCCAAGACTTTGCCCATATCCAAATCGCTTGTTTGCGTTCGATTGGATTGCCCGCACGGTACGTCAGCGGTTATTTGCGAACGATTCCGCCGCCGGGTGAAGAACGCAAGATCGGCGCAGACGAATCGCACGCTTGGATCAGCGTTTATTGCGGTCCCGAATTGGACTGGATCGATTTCGATCCCACGAACGCTTGCCAATGCACGACCGATCATATCCCGATTTGCATCGGTCGCGATTACGGTGACGTCAGCCCGATGCGGGGCGTGATCTTGGGCGGCGGCCAAACCTGGCTAAAGGTCAGTGTGGATGTCGAGCCGATCCAGCCGCTTGTGTGA
- a CDS encoding vWA domain-containing protein, which yields MMNQFPPESTLRPATLRRSAACRRSAACRRGASRRRGAMLILIVIMMVAFMMAVTFSVDIAQMHLARTELRSATDAAAKAAALELSQTFNEGLAIRRGQQIALRNTVNGDPLIVDASDFSFGASREAASGKFEFTAGQRPINSVKVNGKRTHGSTAGAVPMFFGNMVGFEFFEPQALSTATYIERDVVLVVDRSGSMAGDKIADLRDAINIFTSTLEGTPVKEQVGLASYNDRAREDVQLNEDLNLITRAMAAMPVGGFTSISRGMDAGHAIMNRSRDANFVEKTMIVMTDGKHNRGREPRESADEIARDGITIHTITFGAGADTARMREVATIGNGKTFHAASGDELREIYREIALTLSTMMTE from the coding sequence ATGATGAACCAATTCCCCCCTGAATCGACTTTGCGTCCAGCCACCTTGCGTCGTTCCGCAGCGTGTCGCCGTTCCGCAGCGTGTCGTCGAGGTGCATCGCGTCGCCGAGGTGCGATGCTGATTTTGATCGTGATCATGATGGTCGCCTTTATGATGGCGGTCACCTTCTCGGTCGATATCGCCCAGATGCATCTGGCTAGAACCGAACTTCGCAGCGCCACCGATGCAGCCGCCAAAGCAGCCGCACTCGAATTATCGCAGACGTTCAACGAAGGGCTCGCGATTCGCCGCGGTCAACAGATCGCACTCCGCAACACCGTCAACGGCGATCCCCTGATCGTCGATGCGAGTGATTTTTCGTTTGGAGCCAGTCGTGAAGCAGCATCGGGAAAATTCGAGTTCACTGCCGGCCAGCGCCCGATCAACAGCGTCAAGGTCAATGGCAAACGGACTCACGGTTCGACCGCCGGTGCCGTACCGATGTTCTTTGGCAACATGGTTGGGTTTGAATTTTTTGAACCACAAGCGTTGTCAACGGCGACCTATATCGAGCGCGACGTTGTGCTGGTGGTCGACCGCAGTGGATCGATGGCCGGTGACAAGATTGCCGATCTGCGAGACGCCATCAACATCTTTACCAGCACACTCGAAGGCACCCCGGTCAAAGAACAAGTCGGTTTGGCGTCGTACAACGACCGCGCCCGAGAGGACGTTCAATTGAACGAGGACTTGAATTTGATCACCCGCGCGATGGCAGCAATGCCGGTCGGCGGATTCACCAGCATTTCGCGGGGCATGGATGCGGGGCATGCCATCATGAACCGCAGCCGTGATGCCAACTTTGTCGAAAAGACCATGATTGTCATGACCGATGGCAAGCACAATCGTGGACGTGAACCGCGTGAATCGGCGGACGAAATTGCTCGCGATGGGATCACGATTCATACCATCACGTTTGGTGCCGGCGCCGACACCGCACGCATGCGAGAAGTGGCAACGATCGGCAACGGCAAAACTTTCCATGCCGCCAGCGGTGATGAATTGCGAGAGATTTATCGCGAGATCGCTTTGACGCTGTCCACCATGATGACCGAATAA
- a CDS encoding TadE family protein, translated as MTATNPCDRCTIEPRPVNETHSLVRTSGRRPSRRSRRAVAAVEFAVCLPILVLLVFGSIEASSFIFLKQALSVAAYEGAREAALSTSTASAAEDRAINILNARNVRGFAVRFPDRNPERASRGEEITVEIVAPTQPNSPLAGQFIANRDLIARVVMLKE; from the coding sequence ATGACAGCCACAAATCCTTGTGACCGTTGCACGATCGAACCGCGACCGGTTAACGAAACACATTCACTCGTTCGCACCAGCGGCCGGCGTCCAAGCCGACGTTCGCGACGCGCGGTTGCTGCGGTCGAATTTGCCGTCTGTTTGCCGATCTTGGTGTTGTTGGTGTTCGGTTCGATCGAAGCGAGCAGCTTTATCTTCTTGAAACAAGCCCTCAGTGTGGCGGCGTACGAGGGAGCTCGCGAAGCAGCACTGAGCACTTCGACCGCCAGCGCTGCTGAAGATCGCGCCATTAACATCCTGAACGCCCGCAACGTGCGTGGTTTCGCCGTCCGTTTTCCCGATCGCAATCCCGAGCGAGCCAGTCGGGGCGAAGAGATTACGGTCGAAATCGTTGCTCCCACCCAACCCAACAGCCCGCTGGCAGGCCAGTTCATTGCCAACCGAGACTTAATTGCACGCGTTGTGATGCTGAAAGAATAA
- a CDS encoding glycosyltransferase family 4 protein — translation MKVVFLTAGAAGMYCGSCMHDNATARVLRASGIDCVLQPIYTPIRTDETNIAEEQVFFGGIHIYLLQQTPWIRFVPPSLRRILDWPPLIRLATSRAMSTDAAKLAALAISMLKGTEGRQAEEVGRLTDWLDTQMHPDVLVLSNLLIGGALPTIRKRLPNTKIVVLLQGDDIFLDHLPDAARAEAVELCRKLVASVDRFVVNSRFYGDKMAAMLEIPPSKLTTIPLSIDLQHFSPREASSSQSETFRLGYMARVAPEKGLHRLVDAFIELATQQSHSQLTLEVAGWLGENNHAYLESLRQRISKANLSERFTYHGSPSLSQKAEFLRTLDLLCVPTEYEDPKGLFVLEAIASGVPVVLPDHGAFGELVGSTGGGIVVPANDHAALMNGIDRLAKDYSLRQQLVASGIANVVEKHSIEITANRLKQLFVELTSDS, via the coding sequence ATGAAAGTGGTGTTCTTAACCGCAGGGGCCGCGGGGATGTACTGTGGCAGCTGCATGCACGACAACGCCACCGCTCGGGTGTTACGGGCATCGGGCATCGACTGTGTGCTGCAGCCGATTTACACGCCGATCCGCACCGACGAAACGAATATCGCCGAGGAACAAGTCTTCTTTGGCGGCATCCACATCTATCTGTTGCAGCAGACGCCGTGGATCCGGTTTGTGCCTCCATCGCTACGGCGGATTTTGGATTGGCCGCCGTTGATCCGGTTGGCGACAAGCCGAGCGATGTCCACCGACGCGGCAAAGCTAGCGGCGCTAGCGATCTCGATGCTAAAGGGGACCGAGGGGCGGCAAGCCGAAGAGGTGGGGCGACTGACCGATTGGCTCGACACGCAGATGCACCCCGATGTCTTGGTGCTTAGCAATCTATTGATCGGCGGAGCGTTGCCGACGATTCGCAAACGATTGCCCAACACAAAGATCGTCGTATTGCTGCAAGGCGATGATATTTTCTTGGATCATCTGCCCGATGCGGCGCGGGCCGAGGCGGTGGAGCTATGCCGAAAATTGGTGGCGTCGGTCGATCGATTCGTTGTCAACAGTCGTTTCTATGGCGACAAGATGGCAGCGATGCTCGAGATCCCGCCGTCAAAATTGACGACGATTCCGTTGTCGATTGATCTGCAGCATTTTTCGCCTCGAGAGGCATCGTCATCGCAATCCGAGACGTTTCGCTTGGGGTACATGGCGCGGGTGGCACCCGAGAAAGGGCTGCACCGGTTGGTCGATGCGTTTATCGAATTGGCGACACAGCAATCGCATTCGCAGCTGACGTTGGAGGTGGCCGGATGGCTAGGCGAAAACAATCACGCCTACCTTGAATCGCTTCGTCAACGAATCAGTAAAGCGAATTTGAGCGAGCGTTTCACGTATCACGGTAGCCCCTCGCTCTCGCAGAAAGCAGAATTTTTGCGGACGCTGGATCTGTTGTGTGTGCCGACCGAGTACGAAGACCCCAAGGGGCTGTTTGTGCTTGAGGCGATTGCATCCGGAGTGCCAGTGGTTTTGCCGGACCATGGCGCGTTCGGCGAACTCGTTGGTTCGACCGGTGGCGGCATCGTCGTGCCTGCCAATGATCATGCGGCATTGATGAACGGCATCGATCGGTTGGCCAAAGATTACTCGCTACGTCAACAGTTGGTCGCGTCGGGGATCGCCAATGTGGTCGAAAAGCATTCGATTGAGATCACAGCGAATCGTTTGAAACAGTTATTCGTCGAGCTGACCTCGGATTCATAA